GTTCAACGCTTGGTTACCCGACGTCAGCTCCGTTCTTGCTAGCCCATAGAGATAACGACTGCCATACTGAGTCATTGCCACATATTCGGTCGGTCCACTGGACCTCCCAAAGCCCATCGATCTCCTCACCGTCATCATCTTCGGTTCCAAATTGTTTGTCCATGAATTCTTGCCGCCGTTCACGGAATCGTTCTGGGAACTCAAAACCAAAAGATTTGGCTGCGTTATCAATGTCCTCTGCAGCCTCGTCTAACCCGATTCTTCTGTAAGCATCCGAGAAGATGCGGTACGGCGGACAACCAGGCCAGTCCATTTCAAAAAAGTAAATGAGACCGCCATTATCTATGACTCCTTGCGCCGACTCCACGAGAATCAACGTCCGATATGGTTCTAGCAACTGACCA
This is a stretch of genomic DNA from Allorhodopirellula heiligendammensis. It encodes these proteins:
- a CDS encoding DMP19 family protein, with the translated sequence MSEIDERLAQQLDAARQKLKAVGNDVGQLLEPYRTLILVESAQGVIDNGGLIYFFEMDWPGCPPYRIFSDAYRRIGLDEAAEDIDNAAKSFGFEFPERFRERRQEFMDKQFGTEDDDGEEIDGLWEVQWTDRICGNDSVWQSLSLWASKNGADVG